A window from Cinclus cinclus chromosome 4, bCinCin1.1, whole genome shotgun sequence encodes these proteins:
- the GDI2 gene encoding rab GDP dissociation inhibitor beta isoform X2 encodes MNEEYDVIVLGTGLTECILSGIMSVNGKKVLHMDRNSYYGGESASITPLEDLYKRFNLPGTPPESMGRGRDWNVDLIPKFLMANGLMGLFEKRRFRKFLVYVSTFDENDSRTFEGVDPKKTTMRDVYKKFDLGQDVIDFTGHALALYRTDDYLDQPCQETINRIKLYSESLARYGKSPYLYPLYGLGELPQGFARLSAIYGGTYMLNKPIEEIVIENGKVVGVKSEGEVARCKQLICDPSYVSDRVTKVGQVIRVICILSHPIKNTNDANSCQIIIPQNQVNRKSDIYVCMISSAHNVAAQGKYIAIASTTVETAEPEKEIKPALDLLEPIEQKFVSISDLFAPTDLGTESQIFISRTYDATTHFETTCDDIKDIYKRMMGSEFDFEEMKRKKNDIYGEEEQQ; translated from the exons gaATGCATCCTCTCTGGGATTATGTCAGTGAATGGAAAGAAAGTCCTTCACATGGATCGGAACTCTTACTATGGAGGGGAAAGTGCATCCATTACACCCCTGGAAGAT CTCTACAAAAGGTTTAATCTCCCAGGAACTCCACCAGAATCTATGGGGCGGGGAAGAGACTGGAACGTGGACCTCATTCCAAAATTCCTTATGGCTAATG GTTTAATGGGTTTGTTCGAGAAGCGCCGGTTCAGGAAATTCCTGGTGTACGTGTCCACCTTTGACGAGAACGATTCGCGGACCTTCGAGGGCGTGGATCCCAAGAAAACCACCATGAGGGATGTGTACAAGAAGTTTGACCTGGGCCAAGATGTCATTGACTTCACAGGCCATGCCCTCGCTCTCTACAGGACTGATGA CTATCTAGATCAACCCTGCCAAGAAACAATCAACAGGATTAAGCTGTACAGCGAGTCGCTGGCTCGATACGGGAAAAGCCCTTACCTGTACCCCCTCTATGGCCTTGGAGAACTGCCCCAGGGATTTGCAAG GCTCAGTGCAATCTATGGAGGCACCTACATGCTCAACAAGCCCATCGAGGAGATCGTCATCGAGAATGGCAAAGTGGTCGGGGTCAAGTCTGAGGGGGAG GTGGCTCGCTGCAAACAGCTCATCTGCGACCCCAGCTACGTGTCGGACCGCGTGACCAAGGTGGGTCAGGTGATCCGGGTCATCTGCATCCTGAGCCACCCCATCAAGAACACCAACGATGCCAACTCGTGCCAGATCATCATTCCACAGAACCAGGTCAACCGGAAGTCAG ACATCTACGTGTGCATGATTTCCTCCGCTCACAACGTGGCGGCGCAGGGCAAGTACATCGCCATCGCCAGCACCACCGTGGAGACCGCGGAGCCCGAGAAGGAGATCAAGCCAGCCCTGGACCTCCTGGAGCCCATCGAGCAGAA GTTTGTGAGCATCAGTGACCTGTTTGCACCGACCGACCTGGGAACCGAGAGCCAG ATCTTCATCTCGCGCACCTACGACGCCACCACCCACTTCGAGACGACGTGCGACGACATCAAAGATATTTACAAGAGGATGATGGGATCAGAGTTCGACTTTGAGGAGATGAAACGCAAGAAAAACGACATCTAcggggaggaggagcagcagtaA
- the GDI2 gene encoding rab GDP dissociation inhibitor beta isoform X1, translating into MNEEYDVIVLGTGLTECILSGIMSVNGKKVLHMDRNSYYGGESASITPLEDLYKRFNLPGTPPESMGRGRDWNVDLIPKFLMANGQLVKMLLYTEVTRYLDFKVIEGSFVYKGGKIYKVPSTEAEALASSLMGLFEKRRFRKFLVYVSTFDENDSRTFEGVDPKKTTMRDVYKKFDLGQDVIDFTGHALALYRTDDYLDQPCQETINRIKLYSESLARYGKSPYLYPLYGLGELPQGFARLSAIYGGTYMLNKPIEEIVIENGKVVGVKSEGEVARCKQLICDPSYVSDRVTKVGQVIRVICILSHPIKNTNDANSCQIIIPQNQVNRKSDIYVCMISSAHNVAAQGKYIAIASTTVETAEPEKEIKPALDLLEPIEQKFVSISDLFAPTDLGTESQIFISRTYDATTHFETTCDDIKDIYKRMMGSEFDFEEMKRKKNDIYGEEEQQ; encoded by the exons gaATGCATCCTCTCTGGGATTATGTCAGTGAATGGAAAGAAAGTCCTTCACATGGATCGGAACTCTTACTATGGAGGGGAAAGTGCATCCATTACACCCCTGGAAGAT CTCTACAAAAGGTTTAATCTCCCAGGAACTCCACCAGAATCTATGGGGCGGGGAAGAGACTGGAACGTGGACCTCATTCCAAAATTCCTTATGGCTAATG GTCAGTTGGTAAAGATGCTGCTCTACACAGAAGTCACTCGTTACTTGGACTTCAAGGTGATCGAGGGCAGCTTTGTCTACAAGGGAGGGAAGATCTACAAAGTTCCTTCCACTGAGGCAGAAGCTTTAGCCTCCA GTTTAATGGGTTTGTTCGAGAAGCGCCGGTTCAGGAAATTCCTGGTGTACGTGTCCACCTTTGACGAGAACGATTCGCGGACCTTCGAGGGCGTGGATCCCAAGAAAACCACCATGAGGGATGTGTACAAGAAGTTTGACCTGGGCCAAGATGTCATTGACTTCACAGGCCATGCCCTCGCTCTCTACAGGACTGATGA CTATCTAGATCAACCCTGCCAAGAAACAATCAACAGGATTAAGCTGTACAGCGAGTCGCTGGCTCGATACGGGAAAAGCCCTTACCTGTACCCCCTCTATGGCCTTGGAGAACTGCCCCAGGGATTTGCAAG GCTCAGTGCAATCTATGGAGGCACCTACATGCTCAACAAGCCCATCGAGGAGATCGTCATCGAGAATGGCAAAGTGGTCGGGGTCAAGTCTGAGGGGGAG GTGGCTCGCTGCAAACAGCTCATCTGCGACCCCAGCTACGTGTCGGACCGCGTGACCAAGGTGGGTCAGGTGATCCGGGTCATCTGCATCCTGAGCCACCCCATCAAGAACACCAACGATGCCAACTCGTGCCAGATCATCATTCCACAGAACCAGGTCAACCGGAAGTCAG ACATCTACGTGTGCATGATTTCCTCCGCTCACAACGTGGCGGCGCAGGGCAAGTACATCGCCATCGCCAGCACCACCGTGGAGACCGCGGAGCCCGAGAAGGAGATCAAGCCAGCCCTGGACCTCCTGGAGCCCATCGAGCAGAA GTTTGTGAGCATCAGTGACCTGTTTGCACCGACCGACCTGGGAACCGAGAGCCAG ATCTTCATCTCGCGCACCTACGACGCCACCACCCACTTCGAGACGACGTGCGACGACATCAAAGATATTTACAAGAGGATGATGGGATCAGAGTTCGACTTTGAGGAGATGAAACGCAAGAAAAACGACATCTAcggggaggaggagcagcagtaA